Genomic DNA from Rubinisphaera margarita:
CAGTTTACTTTTTGGTGTAACCGTTCGGCCCGCGAAAGATGCAGCGTTTCAGGCGATTCAACGCTCATTCGCGGACATACGGTAGAGCGATCCGCTCTAGTCCTTCTTCTCGGTCGGAAAGATCAGCGTATCCCAGCCGGCGAGCGCTTCCGGCTTCGCACGGCGTCGATCTTTATTCTGACCGAATGTGGTGGGCTGATACGGTCCGACGAAGTCGATATTGAGAGTCGGCGTGACTTCTTTTTCCCGACCCAGGGCCCAGAAGCAGGCGTTGACCATCATCCGGCGGAAGTCGTCGTTCTGCAGATCTTCGGAGGCTCCGTACGTCGTGGTGAAAACGCGAGCCGGCTTGCCCTTCGCACTGCGATACGTCCGGGTCCAGGCGCCGGGGCAAGGGTCTTTGTCTTCGGCGATTGGGGAATCCGGTGTCATTCCGTTGAGGGGCTGGGCGTTGGCCAGCACATTGGCGTCGGCCATCGGCTCGGTCCAGTATCCCCCCGACTCCACCCATGGCCGTTCGACCCCGCGCAGGATGGGATGGTTTTTTGCTTCCGGCCGCACGTTCAGCCGCGTGCTCATCACGTGATTCTTGCCGTAATGCCCGGCCCATGTTTCGCCCAGAATCTGACGTCCGAAGCCGTTAAAGAATTCCTTGCCGGGATAGCGATAGTCGAAGCGGGCAAACTGGGAGTCTTCCGGGATTTTGAAGGCATGGGTTGATGTCCGCAGTCCGATGACCGGGCCGCCTCGTTCGAGATAATCGACAATCGGCTGCATCTGCTCGGCCGGGAAGTCCTGGAAGCGAAGGAAAATGACCATCAGATCGGCATCGTTCAGAGCTTCGGTTCCCGGCATGTAGCTGGAGCCGGGGAAGATTTCGCCGGTTTCCTTGTCAATCGAGAACAGCACCGTGCACTTGCATTGATGGTGCTTCGCCATGATGCGGGCCAGAGCCGGCAGCGTTTCTTCCGAACGATACTCATGATCTCCGGCCAGGAAAACGATGTGGGACGACTTCTTTCCGTCCACGGAGCCATCGTAAACGAGGGGCTTTGCTGCGGAAGCGGGGCTGGTCAACGTCAAAGCCAGCAGGCCGGTGAGAATCCAGGAACGCATATCAGACTCCAGTGTTAGTGGCGGTGTATTGGGACGGTCGACGCGTTTTGAACGCGTTCGCTCTTCGACAGGTCGCCTTCGGAGATGGACGTGGGTTCGAGGGCGAAATGAGGAAAAGGATGCTACAGAGTTAACAAATCGAACCCGCTTTATACAATCGTGGCACGGCTTTCTTTGTTCACGGAGAAGGTTCGTTCTCATTCAGCATCTCAGAACTGCATCTCTGCAGACTTCGAGAAAGGACACCCGATTATGTCGCGACTGTCTGCCCTGCTTATCGCGTTGGCCAGTCTGACCCTCATCTCCACCCCGACACCTGCTGCTCCACTGGAGTTGAACAAAGGGGATCGTATCTGTCTGGTGGGCAATGCGCTGGGAGAGCGGATGCAGCACCAGAATTCCTGGGAAAGCCTGCTGCATCAACGCTTCGCCGCGAAACAGCTGGTTGTTCGGAACCTCTGCTTCCCCGGTGATGAGCCGTTTCTGCGAATTCGCTCCCAGAACTTCGGCGAGCCCGATGTGCATCTGGCGCACAGCAAGGCCGACGTCGTGCTGTATTTCTTCGGCTTCAACGAATCGTTTGCCGGGGAAGCCGGTCTCGAATCGTTTCGCGAGGAAATGACTCGACTGGTTCAGGAAACGCAGGAAAAGAACTACAGCGGCGAGGGGAATCCGCGTGTCGTGCTGATCTCTCCGATCGCATTTGAAGACATCGGCGATCCAAATGTGACCTCCGGCGCGGAGCAGAACAGAAATCTCGAAGCCTACACGAAGGTACTGAAAGAGGTCGCCGGGAAAACCGGAGCTGGCTTCGTTGACCTGTATCATCCGACGAAGACGCTCTTCGAGAATTCGAAAGAGCAACTGACGCTCAACGGCTGCCATCTCAATGAGGACGGATATCGGGCCCTGGCACCGATTCTGAACGAAGGCCTCTTCGGTTCGGGCGGGCCCACTCAAGTGGACCCGGCGGTGAAGGCGGAAGTCGATGACAAGAACTTCCACTGGTGGCATCGCTATCGAGCCGTTAATGGCTACTCGATCTACGGAGCCCGCGGCACGGCTGGATCGGATGGCACCTATCGCAACCGCGAAGTGATGGAACGGGAACGCGAGATCCTCGACCAGATGACGGCCAATCGCGATCAACGGATCTGGGCAGTCGCTCAGGGGCAGCAGGTCGCTGACAAAGTCGACGACGGCAATACGCTGCCATTCATCAATCCCAAGACGAATGTGGGCGGCGATGACGATGTGAACGCCAAACGCGGCAAGCTTGGCTCGCTCGACTATCTCACCTCAGCCGAGCAGATGAAGCATTTCAAGCTGCCCAAGGGTTACGAGATTCAGCTGGTCGCATCCGAAGAGCAGTTTCCGGAGCTGGCCAACCCGGTCTCCCTGAACTTTGACAACAAAGGACGTCTGTGGGTTTCGACGATGCAGTCGTATCCGCACTGGAAGCCTAAAACCGAGCTGGCCGACAAGCTGCTCATCTTTGAGGATCACGACAAGGATGGTCGAGCCGACGAATGCAAGGTGTTTGCTGACGGTCTGCATCAGCCGACCGGTTTCGAGATCGGGCGTGGCGGCGTTTATGTCGCGATGCAGCCCGACATCCTGTACCTGAAAGACACCGATGGAGACGACAAGGCCGACGTGCGAATCCGTCAGCTCATCGGTTTCGATTCCGCCGATACCCATCACGGTCTCGCGGCTTTCGAGTGGGGGCCGGGGGGCAATTTGTACTTCCAGG
This window encodes:
- a CDS encoding PVC-type heme-binding CxxCH protein, giving the protein MSRLSALLIALASLTLISTPTPAAPLELNKGDRICLVGNALGERMQHQNSWESLLHQRFAAKQLVVRNLCFPGDEPFLRIRSQNFGEPDVHLAHSKADVVLYFFGFNESFAGEAGLESFREEMTRLVQETQEKNYSGEGNPRVVLISPIAFEDIGDPNVTSGAEQNRNLEAYTKVLKEVAGKTGAGFVDLYHPTKTLFENSKEQLTLNGCHLNEDGYRALAPILNEGLFGSGGPTQVDPAVKAEVDDKNFHWWHRYRAVNGYSIYGARGTAGSDGTYRNREVMEREREILDQMTANRDQRIWAVAQGQQVADKVDDGNTLPFINPKTNVGGDDDVNAKRGKLGSLDYLTSAEQMKHFKLPKGYEIQLVASEEQFPELANPVSLNFDNKGRLWVSTMQSYPHWKPKTELADKLLIFEDHDKDGRADECKVFADGLHQPTGFEIGRGGVYVAMQPDILYLKDTDGDDKADVRIRQLIGFDSADTHHGLAAFEWGPGGNLYFQEGTFKYSQVESPYGLTRLHEAGIWKYDPRTERFGVHVNFAFSNPWGHVFDKWGQDFIADASPGYSFWAAPLSGRIDYPLKHPGGTQHRRLAKETGGDPKFLFPTFYKKRTRPSAGCEIISSRHFPDDVQGNFLVTNCIGDRAVLNHKVREEGSGFVGEEVEPLVSCEDGNFRPVDVQMAPDGSIYIVDWHNALIGHLQHNLRDPNRDHSHGRIWRVTYKDRPLIEPPQIAGASIEQLLKLLKEPEDRTRYRARRELAERKTSDVLPQLKRWMDLLSANHADYEHHLLESLWVHQTHNNVNMPLLEQLLQAKDHRARAAATRVLSFWINDVSNPLQLVSRQIADSHPRVRLEAVRALSFMEGEAAMELALEVLANDVDDYLQYTLDETMRALEQ
- a CDS encoding ThuA domain-containing protein; amino-acid sequence: MRSWILTGLLALTLTSPASAAKPLVYDGSVDGKKSSHIVFLAGDHEYRSEETLPALARIMAKHHQCKCTVLFSIDKETGEIFPGSSYMPGTEALNDADLMVIFLRFQDFPAEQMQPIVDYLERGGPVIGLRTSTHAFKIPEDSQFARFDYRYPGKEFFNGFGRQILGETWAGHYGKNHVMSTRLNVRPEAKNHPILRGVERPWVESGGYWTEPMADANVLANAQPLNGMTPDSPIAEDKDPCPGAWTRTYRSAKGKPARVFTTTYGASEDLQNDDFRRMMVNACFWALGREKEVTPTLNIDFVGPYQPTTFGQNKDRRRAKPEALAGWDTLIFPTEKKD